From the Arvicola amphibius chromosome 2, mArvAmp1.2, whole genome shotgun sequence genome, one window contains:
- the Mbd4 gene encoding methyl-CpG-binding domain protein 4 isoform X1 — protein sequence MENPNLGDSSAPSSTPRESLVPDPPWDLCKEDVAAGLGRTEDGKEPVISSEDSSLPQEPAAATLSNGPAVTERHEPLVCGWERIVKQRLSGKTAGRYDVYFISPQGLKFRSKRSLAKYLLKNGETFLKPEDFDFTVPSKGGIRSDYKDQSLVALTSQQSQQPEESSISHRNLRTRSKLQTVLPPPSGNSESPGSSRLSHSRKPKRKAAVLKGIGSEKTKQRCRKSLSDSARSVRKRESVVQKAGAERELVPPECLCPVGACASQGTVSVAGEEKGLGTEKPPSPGSDLHSTQVASGITNKLHSTEEAGDANREQTFLEAEEIRSKGDQAGEAHLHIDVLQGDSETPRCSQAKKRLTSETLREDSSPRTQVEKRKTSLYFSSKYNKEALSPPRRKAFKKWTPPRSPFNLVQETLFHDPWKLLIATIFLNRTSGKMAIPVLWEFLEKYPSAEVARAADWRDVSELLKPLGLYDLRAKTIVKFSDEYLTKQWRYPIELHGIGKYGNDSYRIFCVNEWKQVSPLPAIACPACLPPGPKKSMSVSKMDETGALL from the exons ATGGAGAACCCAAACCTTGGGGACAGCTCAGCCCCCTCCAGCACCCCCAGAGAGAGCCTAGTTCCAGACCCGCCTTGGGACCTCTG CAAGGAGGATGTAGCCGCTGGACTGGGAAGAACAGAAGATGGAAAGGAACCAGTGATAAGCAGCGAGGATAGCTCCCTTCCCCAGGAACCTGCTGCTGCTACTCTATCTAACGGTCCTGCAGTGACAGAACGCCATGAGCCCCTCGTGTGTGGATGGGAGAGAATTGTGAAGCAAAGGCTGTCTGGGAAAACTGCAGGCAGATATGACGTATACTTCATCAG cccacAAGGACTGAAGTTCAGATCGAAGCGTTCACTTGCTAAATATCTTCTCAAAAATGGAGAGACTTTTCTTAAGCCTGAAGACTTTGATTTTACTGTGCCGTCtaaagggggcatcagatccgaTTATAAAGACCAAAGCTTGGTAGCTCTGACGTCGCAACAGTCGCAGCAGCCAGAGGAAAGCAGCATTTCACACCGTAACCTCAGGACACGGAGCAAGTTGCAAACTGTGTTGCCTCCACCCAGTGGTAATTCAGAGTCCCCAGGTAGCAGCAGGCTGTCCCACTCCAGAAAGCCCAAAAGAAAGGCAGCTGTTTTGAAAGGAATTGGAAGtgagaaaaccaaacaaaggtGCAGGAAGAGTCTCTCGGACTCTGCACGAAGTGTCAGAAAAAGAGAATCTGTGGTTCAGAAAGCAGGCGCTGAAAGAGAGCTGGTTCCACCGGAATGTCTGTGCCCTGTAGGTGCCTGCGCCAGCCAAGGGACTGTCAGCGTGGCTGGGGAAGAGAAAGGCCTGGGGACAGAAAAGCCACCAAGTCCAGGGTCAGACCTTCATTCCACACAAGTAGCTTCTGGCATCACAAACAAATTACATTCGACGGAAGAAGCAGGTGATGCGAACCGTGAGCAGACTTTTTTAGAAGCAGAGGAAATCAGATCAAAGGGAGACCAAGCAGGGGAGGCACATTTGCATATCGATGTTTTACAGGGTGACTCTGAAACACCCCGCTGCTCCCAAGCCAAGAAACGCCTTACTTCTGAGACACTCCGAG aaGACAGCAGCCCACGAACACaagtagaaaaaaggaaaacaagcctgTATTTTTCCAGCAAGTACAACAAAGAAG CTCTTAGCCCCCCACGACGAAAAGCCTTCAAGAAATGGACTCCTCCTCGGTCACCTTTTAATCTTGTTCAAGAAACACTTTTCCATGATCCCTGGAAGCTCCTCATTGCGACTATATTTCTCAATCGGACCTCAG GCAAGATGGCCATCCCTGTGCTTTGGGAGTTTCTAGAGAAGTACCCTTCAGCTGAGGTGGCCCGAGCTGCTGACTGGAGGGACGTGTCAGAACTTCTTAAGCCTCTTGGTCTCTATGATCTCCGTGCAAAAACCATTGTCAAGTTTTCAG ATGAGTATCTGACGAAGCAGTGGAGGTATCCGATTGAGCTTCACGGGATTGGTAAATACGGCAACGACTCCTACCGGATATTTTGTGTCAACGAGTGGAAGCAGGTAAGCCCACTGCCAGCCATAGCATGTCCAGCATGTTTGCCTCCAGGGCCAAAGAAGTCCATGAGTGTGTCAAAGATGGACGAGACAGGAGCCCTGCTGTAG
- the Mbd4 gene encoding methyl-CpG-binding domain protein 4 isoform X3: MENPNLGDSSAPSSTPRESLVPDPPWDLCKEDVAAGLGRTEDGKEPVISSEDSSLPQEPAAATLSNGPAVTERHEPLVCGWERIVKQRLSGKTAGRYDVYFISPQGLKFRSKRSLAKYLLKNGETFLKPEDFDFTVPSKGGIRSDYKDQSLVALTSQQSQQPEESSISHRNLRTRSKLQTVLPPPSGNSESPGSSRLSHSRKPKRKAAVLKGIGSEKTKQRCRKSLSDSARSVRKRESVVQKAGAERELVPPECLCPVGACASQGTVSVAGEEKGLGTEKPPSPGSDLHSTQVASGITNKLHSTEEAGDANREQTFLEAEEIRSKGDQAGEAHLHIDVLQGDSETPRCSQAKKRLTSETLREDSSPRTQVEKRKTSLYFSSKYNKEALSPPRRKAFKKWTPPRSPFNLVQETLFHDPWKLLIATIFLNRTSGKMAIPVLWEFLEKYPSAEVARAADWRDVSELLKPLGLYDLRAKTIVKFSDEYLTKQWRYPIELHGIGKYGNDSYRIFCVNEWKQVHPEDHKLNKYHDWLWENHEKLSLS; encoded by the exons ATGGAGAACCCAAACCTTGGGGACAGCTCAGCCCCCTCCAGCACCCCCAGAGAGAGCCTAGTTCCAGACCCGCCTTGGGACCTCTG CAAGGAGGATGTAGCCGCTGGACTGGGAAGAACAGAAGATGGAAAGGAACCAGTGATAAGCAGCGAGGATAGCTCCCTTCCCCAGGAACCTGCTGCTGCTACTCTATCTAACGGTCCTGCAGTGACAGAACGCCATGAGCCCCTCGTGTGTGGATGGGAGAGAATTGTGAAGCAAAGGCTGTCTGGGAAAACTGCAGGCAGATATGACGTATACTTCATCAG cccacAAGGACTGAAGTTCAGATCGAAGCGTTCACTTGCTAAATATCTTCTCAAAAATGGAGAGACTTTTCTTAAGCCTGAAGACTTTGATTTTACTGTGCCGTCtaaagggggcatcagatccgaTTATAAAGACCAAAGCTTGGTAGCTCTGACGTCGCAACAGTCGCAGCAGCCAGAGGAAAGCAGCATTTCACACCGTAACCTCAGGACACGGAGCAAGTTGCAAACTGTGTTGCCTCCACCCAGTGGTAATTCAGAGTCCCCAGGTAGCAGCAGGCTGTCCCACTCCAGAAAGCCCAAAAGAAAGGCAGCTGTTTTGAAAGGAATTGGAAGtgagaaaaccaaacaaaggtGCAGGAAGAGTCTCTCGGACTCTGCACGAAGTGTCAGAAAAAGAGAATCTGTGGTTCAGAAAGCAGGCGCTGAAAGAGAGCTGGTTCCACCGGAATGTCTGTGCCCTGTAGGTGCCTGCGCCAGCCAAGGGACTGTCAGCGTGGCTGGGGAAGAGAAAGGCCTGGGGACAGAAAAGCCACCAAGTCCAGGGTCAGACCTTCATTCCACACAAGTAGCTTCTGGCATCACAAACAAATTACATTCGACGGAAGAAGCAGGTGATGCGAACCGTGAGCAGACTTTTTTAGAAGCAGAGGAAATCAGATCAAAGGGAGACCAAGCAGGGGAGGCACATTTGCATATCGATGTTTTACAGGGTGACTCTGAAACACCCCGCTGCTCCCAAGCCAAGAAACGCCTTACTTCTGAGACACTCCGAG aaGACAGCAGCCCACGAACACaagtagaaaaaaggaaaacaagcctgTATTTTTCCAGCAAGTACAACAAAGAAG CTCTTAGCCCCCCACGACGAAAAGCCTTCAAGAAATGGACTCCTCCTCGGTCACCTTTTAATCTTGTTCAAGAAACACTTTTCCATGATCCCTGGAAGCTCCTCATTGCGACTATATTTCTCAATCGGACCTCAG GCAAGATGGCCATCCCTGTGCTTTGGGAGTTTCTAGAGAAGTACCCTTCAGCTGAGGTGGCCCGAGCTGCTGACTGGAGGGACGTGTCAGAACTTCTTAAGCCTCTTGGTCTCTATGATCTCCGTGCAAAAACCATTGTCAAGTTTTCAG ATGAGTATCTGACGAAGCAGTGGAGGTATCCGATTGAGCTTCACGGGATTGGTAAATACGGCAACGACTCCTACCGGATATTTTGTGTCAACGAGTGGAAGCAG gtGCACCCTGAAGACCACAAGTTAAATAAATACCATGACTGGCTTTGGGAAAATCATGAAAAATTAAGTCTGTCTTAA
- the Mbd4 gene encoding methyl-CpG-binding domain protein 4 isoform X2, whose protein sequence is MENPNLGDSSAPSSTPRESLVPDPPWDLCKEDVAAGLGRTEDGKEPVISSEDSSLPQEPAAATLSNGPAVTERHEPLVCGWERIVKQRLSGKTAGRYDVYFISPQGLKFRSKRSLAKYLLKNGETFLKPEDFDFTVPSKGGIRSDYKDQSLVALTSQQSQQPEESSISHRNLRTRSKLQTVLPPPSGNSESPGSSRLSHSRKPKRKAAVLKGIGSEKTKQRCRKSLSDSARSVRKRESVVQKAGAERELVPPECLCPVGACASQGTVSVAGEEKGLGTEKPPSPGSDLHSTQVASGITNKLHSTEEAGDANREQTFLEAEEIRSKGDQAGEAHLHIDVLQGDSETPRCSQAKKRLTSETLRDSSPRTQVEKRKTSLYFSSKYNKEALSPPRRKAFKKWTPPRSPFNLVQETLFHDPWKLLIATIFLNRTSGKMAIPVLWEFLEKYPSAEVARAADWRDVSELLKPLGLYDLRAKTIVKFSDEYLTKQWRYPIELHGIGKYGNDSYRIFCVNEWKQVSPLPAIACPACLPPGPKKSMSVSKMDETGALL, encoded by the exons ATGGAGAACCCAAACCTTGGGGACAGCTCAGCCCCCTCCAGCACCCCCAGAGAGAGCCTAGTTCCAGACCCGCCTTGGGACCTCTG CAAGGAGGATGTAGCCGCTGGACTGGGAAGAACAGAAGATGGAAAGGAACCAGTGATAAGCAGCGAGGATAGCTCCCTTCCCCAGGAACCTGCTGCTGCTACTCTATCTAACGGTCCTGCAGTGACAGAACGCCATGAGCCCCTCGTGTGTGGATGGGAGAGAATTGTGAAGCAAAGGCTGTCTGGGAAAACTGCAGGCAGATATGACGTATACTTCATCAG cccacAAGGACTGAAGTTCAGATCGAAGCGTTCACTTGCTAAATATCTTCTCAAAAATGGAGAGACTTTTCTTAAGCCTGAAGACTTTGATTTTACTGTGCCGTCtaaagggggcatcagatccgaTTATAAAGACCAAAGCTTGGTAGCTCTGACGTCGCAACAGTCGCAGCAGCCAGAGGAAAGCAGCATTTCACACCGTAACCTCAGGACACGGAGCAAGTTGCAAACTGTGTTGCCTCCACCCAGTGGTAATTCAGAGTCCCCAGGTAGCAGCAGGCTGTCCCACTCCAGAAAGCCCAAAAGAAAGGCAGCTGTTTTGAAAGGAATTGGAAGtgagaaaaccaaacaaaggtGCAGGAAGAGTCTCTCGGACTCTGCACGAAGTGTCAGAAAAAGAGAATCTGTGGTTCAGAAAGCAGGCGCTGAAAGAGAGCTGGTTCCACCGGAATGTCTGTGCCCTGTAGGTGCCTGCGCCAGCCAAGGGACTGTCAGCGTGGCTGGGGAAGAGAAAGGCCTGGGGACAGAAAAGCCACCAAGTCCAGGGTCAGACCTTCATTCCACACAAGTAGCTTCTGGCATCACAAACAAATTACATTCGACGGAAGAAGCAGGTGATGCGAACCGTGAGCAGACTTTTTTAGAAGCAGAGGAAATCAGATCAAAGGGAGACCAAGCAGGGGAGGCACATTTGCATATCGATGTTTTACAGGGTGACTCTGAAACACCCCGCTGCTCCCAAGCCAAGAAACGCCTTACTTCTGAGACACTCCGAG ACAGCAGCCCACGAACACaagtagaaaaaaggaaaacaagcctgTATTTTTCCAGCAAGTACAACAAAGAAG CTCTTAGCCCCCCACGACGAAAAGCCTTCAAGAAATGGACTCCTCCTCGGTCACCTTTTAATCTTGTTCAAGAAACACTTTTCCATGATCCCTGGAAGCTCCTCATTGCGACTATATTTCTCAATCGGACCTCAG GCAAGATGGCCATCCCTGTGCTTTGGGAGTTTCTAGAGAAGTACCCTTCAGCTGAGGTGGCCCGAGCTGCTGACTGGAGGGACGTGTCAGAACTTCTTAAGCCTCTTGGTCTCTATGATCTCCGTGCAAAAACCATTGTCAAGTTTTCAG ATGAGTATCTGACGAAGCAGTGGAGGTATCCGATTGAGCTTCACGGGATTGGTAAATACGGCAACGACTCCTACCGGATATTTTGTGTCAACGAGTGGAAGCAGGTAAGCCCACTGCCAGCCATAGCATGTCCAGCATGTTTGCCTCCAGGGCCAAAGAAGTCCATGAGTGTGTCAAAGATGGACGAGACAGGAGCCCTGCTGTAG
- the Mbd4 gene encoding methyl-CpG-binding domain protein 4 isoform X4, with product MSLCKEDVAAGLGRTEDGKEPVISSEDSSLPQEPAAATLSNGPAVTERHEPLVCGWERIVKQRLSGKTAGRYDVYFISPQGLKFRSKRSLAKYLLKNGETFLKPEDFDFTVPSKGGIRSDYKDQSLVALTSQQSQQPEESSISHRNLRTRSKLQTVLPPPSGNSESPGSSRLSHSRKPKRKAAVLKGIGSEKTKQRCRKSLSDSARSVRKRESVVQKAGAERELVPPECLCPVGACASQGTVSVAGEEKGLGTEKPPSPGSDLHSTQVASGITNKLHSTEEAGDANREQTFLEAEEIRSKGDQAGEAHLHIDVLQGDSETPRCSQAKKRLTSETLREDSSPRTQVEKRKTSLYFSSKYNKEALSPPRRKAFKKWTPPRSPFNLVQETLFHDPWKLLIATIFLNRTSGKMAIPVLWEFLEKYPSAEVARAADWRDVSELLKPLGLYDLRAKTIVKFSDEYLTKQWRYPIELHGIGKYGNDSYRIFCVNEWKQVSPLPAIACPACLPPGPKKSMSVSKMDETGALL from the exons ATGAGTCTCTG CAAGGAGGATGTAGCCGCTGGACTGGGAAGAACAGAAGATGGAAAGGAACCAGTGATAAGCAGCGAGGATAGCTCCCTTCCCCAGGAACCTGCTGCTGCTACTCTATCTAACGGTCCTGCAGTGACAGAACGCCATGAGCCCCTCGTGTGTGGATGGGAGAGAATTGTGAAGCAAAGGCTGTCTGGGAAAACTGCAGGCAGATATGACGTATACTTCATCAG cccacAAGGACTGAAGTTCAGATCGAAGCGTTCACTTGCTAAATATCTTCTCAAAAATGGAGAGACTTTTCTTAAGCCTGAAGACTTTGATTTTACTGTGCCGTCtaaagggggcatcagatccgaTTATAAAGACCAAAGCTTGGTAGCTCTGACGTCGCAACAGTCGCAGCAGCCAGAGGAAAGCAGCATTTCACACCGTAACCTCAGGACACGGAGCAAGTTGCAAACTGTGTTGCCTCCACCCAGTGGTAATTCAGAGTCCCCAGGTAGCAGCAGGCTGTCCCACTCCAGAAAGCCCAAAAGAAAGGCAGCTGTTTTGAAAGGAATTGGAAGtgagaaaaccaaacaaaggtGCAGGAAGAGTCTCTCGGACTCTGCACGAAGTGTCAGAAAAAGAGAATCTGTGGTTCAGAAAGCAGGCGCTGAAAGAGAGCTGGTTCCACCGGAATGTCTGTGCCCTGTAGGTGCCTGCGCCAGCCAAGGGACTGTCAGCGTGGCTGGGGAAGAGAAAGGCCTGGGGACAGAAAAGCCACCAAGTCCAGGGTCAGACCTTCATTCCACACAAGTAGCTTCTGGCATCACAAACAAATTACATTCGACGGAAGAAGCAGGTGATGCGAACCGTGAGCAGACTTTTTTAGAAGCAGAGGAAATCAGATCAAAGGGAGACCAAGCAGGGGAGGCACATTTGCATATCGATGTTTTACAGGGTGACTCTGAAACACCCCGCTGCTCCCAAGCCAAGAAACGCCTTACTTCTGAGACACTCCGAG aaGACAGCAGCCCACGAACACaagtagaaaaaaggaaaacaagcctgTATTTTTCCAGCAAGTACAACAAAGAAG CTCTTAGCCCCCCACGACGAAAAGCCTTCAAGAAATGGACTCCTCCTCGGTCACCTTTTAATCTTGTTCAAGAAACACTTTTCCATGATCCCTGGAAGCTCCTCATTGCGACTATATTTCTCAATCGGACCTCAG GCAAGATGGCCATCCCTGTGCTTTGGGAGTTTCTAGAGAAGTACCCTTCAGCTGAGGTGGCCCGAGCTGCTGACTGGAGGGACGTGTCAGAACTTCTTAAGCCTCTTGGTCTCTATGATCTCCGTGCAAAAACCATTGTCAAGTTTTCAG ATGAGTATCTGACGAAGCAGTGGAGGTATCCGATTGAGCTTCACGGGATTGGTAAATACGGCAACGACTCCTACCGGATATTTTGTGTCAACGAGTGGAAGCAGGTAAGCCCACTGCCAGCCATAGCATGTCCAGCATGTTTGCCTCCAGGGCCAAAGAAGTCCATGAGTGTGTCAAAGATGGACGAGACAGGAGCCCTGCTGTAG